A window from Centropristis striata isolate RG_2023a ecotype Rhode Island chromosome 4, C.striata_1.0, whole genome shotgun sequence encodes these proteins:
- the mlnr gene encoding motilin receptor, whose amino-acid sequence MPWTRPQVDLHAGGAEAMDQYNIDDHHYEGSLFPTSTLIPVTVICILIFIIGVTGNTMTILIIQHFKDMKTTTNLYLSSMAVSDLIIFLCLPFDLYRLWKYVPWLFGEVVCRLYHYIFEGCTSATILHITALSIERYLAISFPLRSRVVVTRRRVQYIILALWGFALVSAAPTLFLVGVEYDNDTHPDYNTGQCKHTNYAISSGQLHIMLWVSTTYFFCPMLCLIFLYGSIGCKLWKSKNDLQGPCALARERSHRQTVKILVVVVLAFIICWLPYLIGRNLFAQVDDYDTAMLSQNFNMASMVLCYLSASINPVVYNLMSRKYRAAAKRLFLLHQRPRQAHRGQRQLCMIDHISTLNESLTGV is encoded by the exons ATGCCCTGGACCAGACCCCAGGTGGACCTTCATGCTGGTGGAGCGGAGGCCATGGACCAGTACAACATAGACGACCACCACTATGAGGGCTCCCTGTTCCCCACCTCCACCCTCATCCCCGTCACCGTCATCTGCATCCTCATCTTCATCATCGGGGTGACGGGCAACACCATGACCATCCTCATCATCCAGCACTTCAAGGACATGAAGACCACCACCAACCTCTACCTGTCCAGCATGGCGGTGTCTGACCTCATCATCTTCCTCTGCCTGCCCTTTGACCTCTACCGCCTATGGAAGTATGTGCCCTGGCTGTTTGGCGAGGTGGTTTGCCGCTTATATCACTACATCTTTGAGGGCTGCACCTCGGCCACCATCCTGCACATCACGGCCCTGAGCATCGAGCGCTACCTGGCCATCAGCTTCCCCCTCAGGAGCAGAGTGGTGGTGACCAGACGCAGAGTCCAGTACATCATCCTCGCCCTGTGGGGCTTTGCTCTGGTTTCTGCCGCTCCCACACTCTTCCTGGTTGGGGTGGAGTATGACAATGACACACATCCGGACTACAACACAGGGCAGTGCAAGCACACCAACTACGCCATCAGCTCCGGGCAGCTACACATCATGCTCTGGGTGTCCACCACCTACTTTTTCTGTCCGATGCTCTGCCTGATCTTCCTCTACGGCTCCATTGGTTGCAAGTTGTGGAAAAGCAAAAACGACCTGCAAGGCCCCTGTGCTTTGGCCCGTGAAAggtcacacagacaaacagtcaAGATCCTGG tggtggtggtgctggCCTTCATCATATGCTGGCTGCCCTACCTCATTGGCAGGAACCTCTTTGCCCAAGTGGATGACTACGACACGGCCATGCTGAGCCAGAACTTCAACATGGCCTCCATGGTGCTCTGCTACCTGAGCGCCTCCATCAACCCTGTCGTCTACAACCTCATGTCTCGGAAGTACAGAGCTGCAGCCAAACgcctcttcctgctgcaccagcGGCCCAGACAAGCCCACCGCGGCCAGAGACAGCTCTGCATGATTGACCACATCTCCACCCTGAATGAAAGTCTGACTGGGGTCTGA